A genomic window from Exiguobacterium acetylicum DSM 20416 includes:
- a CDS encoding helix-turn-helix domain-containing protein: MDQFMSPQIGLALRRLRKKHNLTQKDLANGICSQAEISKIESGTHSPTVELLFALSKKLQVPFSSFFDHANYREAFYHLDEELLKKFRNKEFDEVYYETKSKLEQPNVDEEVTLLLHYYNNIAAHKLNKIDYRTCIVVLRQLSEKYSSTFYSPSMIIRIKSAIANLYSEHKNYSHSRKVYEEIINLDFESEELVLDRIRILYNFSKTLFQLKDMQYALNVTNEAIEQSLKYKDMSMLGQLYYQKGSCLENLNEDFGLIKKSYERAYLFFELLKMKEYQQIIITYKSKYII; this comes from the coding sequence ATGGATCAATTCATGTCACCGCAAATCGGCTTAGCATTACGCCGATTGCGGAAGAAACACAATCTGACTCAAAAAGATTTAGCAAACGGAATTTGCAGTCAAGCAGAGATCAGTAAGATCGAGAGTGGCACGCATTCGCCGACGGTCGAGCTTCTCTTCGCTCTGTCTAAAAAACTACAAGTTCCTTTTTCTTCATTCTTTGATCATGCCAATTATCGTGAAGCCTTTTATCACCTAGATGAAGAGCTGTTAAAAAAATTCCGAAATAAAGAATTTGATGAAGTTTACTATGAAACGAAATCAAAACTAGAACAACCCAATGTGGATGAAGAAGTTACTTTATTGCTTCATTACTACAATAATATTGCTGCTCACAAACTAAACAAGATTGATTATAGAACTTGTATCGTAGTATTACGCCAACTATCTGAGAAGTATTCCTCAACCTTTTATTCTCCTAGTATGATCATTCGAATAAAGTCAGCGATTGCAAATCTGTACTCTGAACATAAGAATTATTCACATAGTAGAAAAGTTTACGAAGAAATTATTAATCTAGACTTTGAGAGCGAAGAACTTGTATTGGATCGTATTCGTATTCTATATAATTTCTCAAAAACTCTTTTTCAGTTGAAAGACATGCAGTATGCGCTCAACGTAACTAATGAAGCAATCGAGCAAAGTTTAAAATACAAAGATATGTCTATGCTTGGGCAATTGTATTATCAAAAAGGTTCTTGTCTTGAAAATTTAAATGAAGATTTCGGCTTAATCAAAAAGTCTTATGAACGAGCCTATTTATTTTTTGAATTACTAAAGATGAAAGAATATCAACAAATTATAATAACTTACAAATCAAAATATATTATTTAA
- a CDS encoding TIGR00730 family Rossman fold protein — protein MNRLAVFCGSKDGASPIFREEAGTLGQALATHGIGLVYGGSRVGTMGAVADATLAAQGQAIGVLPHFLQEKELAHPGLTELHLVHSMHERKAKMSELADGFIILPGGPGTMEEFFEVFTWAQLGLHEKPCGVLNIDGYYDSLIALFDTMERQGFLIPEHRAMLIVESDPDRLLERFATYEAPHVKTYMDRSQT, from the coding sequence ATGAATAGACTTGCTGTATTTTGTGGTTCCAAAGATGGTGCTAGCCCAATCTTTCGCGAGGAAGCGGGTACGCTTGGTCAAGCGCTCGCTACGCACGGCATCGGACTCGTATACGGTGGTTCCCGTGTTGGAACGATGGGGGCTGTCGCGGACGCTACGCTTGCTGCTCAAGGTCAGGCAATCGGTGTCTTGCCTCATTTTCTACAAGAAAAAGAACTTGCCCACCCCGGACTGACTGAATTACATCTCGTTCACTCGATGCACGAGCGGAAAGCGAAGATGTCAGAACTCGCTGACGGCTTCATCATTCTTCCCGGTGGTCCCGGTACGATGGAGGAATTCTTTGAAGTCTTTACGTGGGCGCAACTCGGTCTACACGAAAAACCGTGTGGTGTACTCAATATCGACGGATACTATGATTCCTTAATCGCCCTATTTGACACGATGGAACGTCAAGGATTCCTGATTCCAGAACACCGTGCGATGCTGATCGTCGAGTCAGACCCTGATCGTCTCCTTGAACGCTTCGCGACGTATGAAGCTCCACACGTCAAAACCTATATGGATCGCTCACAAACCTGA